The nucleotide window ggcaggaagaggaggaagagaggtcTTGCGCGGAGGTGGTTCTAGGTTTAGGGTTTTGAGACACGCTGCGAGAGGGGATGATCTAAGGAACGGTCCGATTGCGGGCCGAAACCAAGATATCTTTACCCGACCCAATTGGTGCCTACCGGGTCGGATTCATAAAGCGTTCGATTTTTTCTGAAAAATTACAGAATTCTAATAAATGTGCATTCAAATCCAAATATTTTAATTGCCATGGCTTTTCGGATCCAATACTTGAGAATCCATGTATGACATTTCGGTCCGAACCGGGTCCAATTGTGATGGCTTATTAGATTCGCTTCGAATCCAATACAGATTCTCACCCGATGACTCCAAATAAGAGTTCGAGTCCCATTACAAGCGTCTAATATGCCTTCTGGTAGTCTTGTGGTTGCAAGCGTAATTTTGGATAGAGTTGCTTGTTACAAGGAGACTTGATAGATGAGTCTGTCGAGATAGCAGTAAAGTTCATGCAGAAATCATGTAAAATCTATAGAAAAATAGATATGAACATTAGCAGTAGGGTTCTCAAGGTAGACAATTTATTCATCAACCAAAGCCAATCTACTGAAATCTGCGGGAGAGACTTCGATTACAAGCGCTTAAACCATTCTTCCTCGGGGAAGAAATCTTGGGAAGATTTCAACAGACAAAATCCGATTTTGATGGCACAGACATATCTTCACTTTTCATGAAGATAAGCCTGCAGTGCCGGTCCGGTGAGCCTGCAGATCCTCCACATGGGCATGACCTCGGCGCCCATGTCCTCGTAGAACTTGATGGCGTTCACGTTCCAGTCGAGCACGCACCACTCCACCCTCCCCATCCCCATCTGCGCCGCCTGCCCCGCCACTGCCGCCAGCAGCATCCGCCCCAGCCCCCGCCGCCGCCAAGTCGCCCGCACGAAGATGTCCTCTATGTACAGCCCCGGCTTCGCGAGGAAAGTGGAGTAGTTCGGGAAGCACAGTACGAAACCAGCCACCACTATGCCCTCTCCGCGCGGCGATGCGAACTCCGCTGCCTCCGGGTCCTCCACGGCGGACTCCAGATCGATCCGCCGGACGATCGGGGCGAAGAGGGGGGCATCGCTGTCTTCGGAAAAGGGGGAATGGGAGAGCTCGAGAATGAGGACGGTGAAGGAGAGGAAGGGGGGAAGCGCGGGGGAGGGGAAGAGCGTGTCGGAGAGGGAGGCCTCGGTGGCGGAGAAAAGGTGGGTCAACAGCTCGAACTCCGCCATCTGCCGGATGAGGCGGTGGATGTTGGGCACGTCGCGTCGGTCGGCAAGCCGGATTCGAGCCCAGACGCTGGCGGCCGCGGAGGACGACATTGCGGTGGTGGGTGAGACGGTGGATAAGACGAAGGAAGTGGGTTTCTGCTAGGGTTGAGTTGATGCTTGTTTGCCTCTTAAACTGGTCTTTTGTGTGATGGGCTTCGGGCCGATTTAAAGTGCGCCGTTGGAAATTTCGTGAGCCCATTTCTAGGAAGAGTAGTCGATAAGCGTGCAGTGGCTTCAACAAACAATGCAATCACGTAGATGACAAAAACGCTACAAGTCGGATCCTGGAGTTCATGCAAATATGCAGCCGCAACACAGAACAAGAGCCATCAGGAGAACCAAACGCAAGACAAGACAATTCacaaaaactaaaagaaaatgcGACAACAATCATTTGAGCGATGAGACAAACTGCAGAGGATGAGAGTCCAGACCTTCAAAAGAGACATTTTTACATACATTATGTCTACCAGTGGCTTTTCAGCACTGTGAACAGTCATACAAGAAGACATTAGTGAAGAAGAGACGACTGGAAGAATTTGATGAAACAGAGTAAGCTCTAAAGAATAATGGTACACTGAGTTGGATTGCTCTTAGTGCAATACAAAGATCAACAATGAAGGTTGCAATATCTCAGACAAAGGTATCAGTCTGTGAAGAGATACCGCAATATTAGCAAACTGTGGACTCCACTTGAACTTCTAAAAGAAATATCTTAACAATTCCTTCCTAGAGGAAAATCTAAAAAGTACAAGCAGGCTTAATAAGATCCACAACTATCCAGCAGAAGGTGTGGCATAATGCCCAGTTTTCCTTCTGTGGCGGCTGAAATCAGATACAAACCTGAATGTCTGCCCGCACCCAGAGAACTTGCACTTGTAGGGACGCTCTCCTGTGTGGACCCTGACATGTTCGGTCCTGGCCCATGCCCACTTGAAGGTCATGTTGCAGCCCTTCCATGGGCATCTAAGAGGTCTATCATCATTGTGAACACACTGATGGCGCACTGCATATTTGTGACAGCTAAATCGCTTTCCACATCCCTCAATTGTACAACGGTCACGCTTGTGCAGTGAAAGTTCTCCCCTTGTCTGAAAACTCATAAAACAGCCTTCAATGTCACACTTGAAAGCCTTGCTCTTATCTTCCCTTTGCACAATCGAGTTTCCTGGTCTTCTCCTTTCCTTGATTGCAGAGCTCTTCTCCAGTGTAAATATGTCAGCCTTGACATCCGTTTTGAGCCAATTCCGTGGCCTCAACCCCTCACAGGGGCTTCGTACAAAGCAAACTGAGCTATCCTGACATCCTGTTGACTGCTCTTGTTGTCTCTTTCTTTTGTTTCTCCGCCTCACATATTGTATAAGATCAACTCTTGCTGGATTATGATAATTTGGTTGTGCACCATTCAGCAAAGAAGAGCTATCAGCAGAAACACAAAGCTCCGTTGAATGCACTTCCTGCATAACAGAGCCTTCGGCCATTGATATGGCAAGAATCTCAGCCAACTTCATTGAATGGTTAAAAGCAGTCTTCCCATCAGCTTTAACAAAGGCTTCCATATCATCAGCACAGTGAACTTTCTGCGGCATTTCAGAATTATTAACAACCAAATTATTGACAGCAAAGTAGTTTTCACTCTTAATGATATTTGCACCATCAGCAATATGTTCGGTCCTTGCCAAAATCTCTTGCAACATTTTACTACCATCATTTATGCTAATGTCAGGCATCCTGTTTGAATTAGCAGGATTGGCAACCATGTCATCACCTAAAGGTTCCTGGACAGACAGATTATTAAGCTGTATTTCAGAGTTAATTAGTGATTCTGATAGACAAAGGAACTGGTCGTTGGACAACGAAGTTCTGCAACTATCCTCTAAATTCTCCAAAGAATAATGGAGAGGTCTTCTACCAGTCCCACAAGCTGCTTCCCTATTTCCA belongs to Musa acuminata AAA Group cultivar baxijiao chromosome BXJ1-11, Cavendish_Baxijiao_AAA, whole genome shotgun sequence and includes:
- the LOC135596528 gene encoding GCN5-related N-acetyltransferase 8-like, whose translation is MSSSAAASVWARIRLADRRDVPNIHRLIRQMAEFELLTHLFSATEASLSDTLFPSPALPPFLSFTVLILELSHSPFSEDSDAPLFAPIVRRIDLESAVEDPEAAEFASPRGEGIVVAGFVLCFPNYSTFLAKPGLYIEDIFVRATWRRRGLGRMLLAAVAGQAAQMGMGRVEWCVLDWNVNAIKFYEDMGAEVMPMWRICRLTGPALQAYLHEK